Genomic segment of Oncorhynchus kisutch isolate 150728-3 unplaced genomic scaffold, Okis_V2 scaffold1201, whole genome shotgun sequence:
CTCAATGGTGAGTGACTCATACAACATCAATTATTGTAAGAATATGTTCAGGCTACTTACCTGGTAAAGAAATTCCTAGCAGAGGACACTGCCCGACGCTAGTTGAAACCTGTGGCTGTACAGTACGTATGAGCATTGCGCCCCTTCCCCTCTGTTGCATGTAGAAGACCTTACTGGTCTGGCTAAGAGCAGCCTGTTTCCCCTGGGCTCTTTCATCCCCATCTGGGCAGCAGTGGATCAGAAGGACCATCAGCCCTTGCTGCTGCTCTTGGAGGAGTGTGTGGCGGCCACAACACCAGAACTGCAGTCTGCGAGCCTGGTGTACCCCATCATCACCAACAAGGGGTTTGTACCAGACCTGGCTATGGCCATgtagggtgcacgttttggtttttgactGCCTAGCGCTAAACGGCCTACTCAAATGTTGAAaagtattgaatacattttaaagttAGCTTATTTGCTGGATGGAAGTTCTGTTTGTCTGCTCATTTGCACAATGCATTTTCAGTTGCCTTGCAGATGGGAAGACTGGGAACTCCAGGTTCCTGCCTAGGTACCACCCGTCTGCTATTCTGCTTTACCTGCAGTCCTTCAAGTTTGCCTTAGGCGAGGAAGTGAGTGGACCACAAGTTCTCGGTATGACTGGGTTGGTTTTCATACTGTAGCTCTTGACTGTTCTCTTATTTCACCCCAGGTGTATATTCATTGTAAGCTTGTTGCATGGGACCCTGAGGTTTTTGATATAGAAAAGAAGGCCTGCCACTACATTAAAGAGACTGGAGAGTAAGTATTGGTCACATAACTACCATAATGACATTAGTGCCAATGCAACAGCAACTTTTTTTATTCATAGATGGGAGCTGCTGGACGACCCGTCTCAAAGTGACCTCTGCAAGTGCTGTGACTCGAGTTGCAAGCCTCGGTTGAAGAGGGGTGTGGATTCAGGTATTTTGAGGCACTTCATTTCAAGCCTGACTAAACTGTAGTTCCATATTCATTTGAGCTGATGGGTTCTGATGGGACTGCAGCTTGAAGtaacttatatatatttttctcagaaCCCCAGGGCCTGGTTCAAAACTCTGTTCTTGGACCGCTCACAATAGTGGAAAACTCTGAAACCCGGATCCCCAGTGAATTTGTAAAATATCCTACTGTAGAACAAGGTTGGTGATTTTGGCATTGAAGACTATAGTTTACACTTGGCTTTTAATTGTATCAGCTTTGATGCCAAATGAACTTGAACCTGTAACCTACTCATCTGTCATTGTGTTCTGTATTCAGTTGACTGGTTGGTGTAATGGTCTGGAACACTTTgcttgtcaggtgtgtgtgtgctggttattttactgtaacatcccccAACGGCAATGAGATGCATGTTACTAACACTTCTTCAACCTGTTCCAGGGATGGCTGTCTTTTCTGTCTCTACAGCCATCTAATTGTAGGTGGCCTGAAGGGTGCATCACTTTCCACTATCCCCAGTATGGATATGAAGTCCTTTGACTTGAGCATGTTTCAATAAAATGAGtactttacaatggtgtttgtttctAATGGTTGTCA
This window contains:
- the LOC116365209 gene encoding uncharacterized protein LOC116365209; this translates as MSLLWQCAIVLAVVAASAANEDLNVDCEKHSIKVTWKVSPELVEHAARLFLGHCVPSTFSVLPTGEGMATFHYNLNGCAIKKRVTGKKHIYSTSLTYRPNRKPKPAAISHHIKCVYIRPEGWIPPFLIPAYGSAEGHGGLVFHMALLNEDLTGLAKSSLFPLGSFIPIWAAVDQKDHQPLLLLLEECVAATTPELQSASLVYPIITNKGCLADGKTGNSRFLPRYHPSAILLYLQSFKFALGEEVYIHCKLVAWDPEVFDIEKKACHYIKETGEWELLDDPSQSDLCKCCDSSCKPRLKRGVDSEPQGLVQNSVLGPLTIVENSETRIPSEFVKYPTVEQVDWLV